Proteins from one Cryptomeria japonica chromosome 4, Sugi_1.0, whole genome shotgun sequence genomic window:
- the LOC131066792 gene encoding uncharacterized protein LOC131066792 isoform X5, with product MMVHEAISKVTPSSMNLVGMKDPAVPSTTSTVVPNDISRITPTNTNVPDVGSVRILPPTTEQVSLRSLIDSESRIPRLLPDTPENVPTRQEILVQIQLWERALLESAGPTSDEQVHQFQKEASEDDLKYALLHGSQGLQQHLVDRGEILVSGHESEETILEFQQVGDNNIEEGVQCDELSTPTIRKVPRKKRTQSKMMDRNK from the exons GCAATCTCGAAAGTAACTCCATCGAGCATGAATCTTGTTGGCATGAAGGATCCAGCTGTGCCCTCCACTACATCTACTGTTGTGCCAAAC GATATTTCAAGGATTACTCCAACAAACACTAATGTTCCTGATGTGGGTTCAGTCAGAATTCTCCCACCAACAACCGAACAAGTTTCCTTGAGGAGTCTCATAGATTCAGAGTCAAGAATACCAAGGCTCCTACCAGATACTCCTGAAAATGTTCCAACCAGACAAGAAATACTTGTACAAATTCAGTTATGGGAAAGGGCATTGTTGGAGAGTGCAGGGCCTACCTCAGATGAACAG GTTCACCAATTTCAAAAGGAAGCTTCAGAGGATGACCTAAAATATGCTTTATTACATGGTTCCCAAGGCCTACAACAACATTTGGTAGATCGAGGGGAGATTTTAGTGAGTGGTCATGAATCTGAG GAAACCATCCTTGAATTTCAACAAGTGGGAGACAACAATATTGAGGAGGGTGTTCAATGTGATGAACTATCCACACCCACAATCAGAAAGGTGCCTCGTAAAAAGAGGACACAAAGCAAGATGATGGATAGAAACAAATGA
- the LOC131066792 gene encoding uncharacterized protein LOC131066792 isoform X7, with protein MDWRKQSNAKKEELFKDVITTFGNPGFNKDIILDIARKYMHSKRDNLRLKLTKDLRYPRPAWITNQVTWDELMKDAKYKRKAHNNPNYRPSTRRGSKRRLRDTTKATQARVSSIGSHKLGSGGYNSIHGGLVHQFQKEASEDDLKYALLHGSQGLQQHLVDRGEILVSGHESEEAQ; from the exons ATGGATTGGAGGAAGCAATCCAATGCTAAGAAAGAGGAACTCTTTAAAGATGTCATAACAACATTTGGAAATCCAGGTTTTAATAAGGATATCATTCTTGATATTGCACGGAAATACATGCACTCTAAACGAGATAATTTAAGGTTGAAGCTGACAAAAGACTTGAGATATCCACGTCCAGCTTGGATTACAAACCAAGTGACATGGGATGAACTCATGAAAGATGCCAAATATAAGAGGAAAGCCCACAATAATCCAAACTATAGGCCATCTACACGACGAGGATCTAAAAGACGCCTTCGAGATACAACAAAAGCAACCCAAGCTAGGGTGTCAAGTATTGGATCCCATAAATTAGGATCTGGTGGGTATAATAGCATTCATGGTGGTTTG GTTCACCAATTTCAAAAGGAAGCTTCAGAGGATGACCTAAAATATGCTTTATTACATGGTTCCCAAGGCCTACAACAACATTTGGTAGATCGAGGGGAGATTTTAGTGAGTGGTCATGAATCTGAG GAAGCCCAATAA
- the LOC131066792 gene encoding uncharacterized protein LOC131066792 isoform X6 has product MANQAISKVTPSSMNLVGMKDPAVPSTTSTVVPNDISRITPTNTNVPDVGSVRILPPTTEQVSLRSLIDSESRIPRLLPDTPENVPTRQEILVQIQLWERALLESAGPTSDEQVHQFQKEASEDDLKYALLHGSQGLQQHLVDRGEILVSGHESEETILEFQQVGDNNIEEGVQCDELSTPTIRKVPRKKRTQSKMMDRNK; this is encoded by the exons GCAATCTCGAAAGTAACTCCATCGAGCATGAATCTTGTTGGCATGAAGGATCCAGCTGTGCCCTCCACTACATCTACTGTTGTGCCAAAC GATATTTCAAGGATTACTCCAACAAACACTAATGTTCCTGATGTGGGTTCAGTCAGAATTCTCCCACCAACAACCGAACAAGTTTCCTTGAGGAGTCTCATAGATTCAGAGTCAAGAATACCAAGGCTCCTACCAGATACTCCTGAAAATGTTCCAACCAGACAAGAAATACTTGTACAAATTCAGTTATGGGAAAGGGCATTGTTGGAGAGTGCAGGGCCTACCTCAGATGAACAG GTTCACCAATTTCAAAAGGAAGCTTCAGAGGATGACCTAAAATATGCTTTATTACATGGTTCCCAAGGCCTACAACAACATTTGGTAGATCGAGGGGAGATTTTAGTGAGTGGTCATGAATCTGAG GAAACCATCCTTGAATTTCAACAAGTGGGAGACAACAATATTGAGGAGGGTGTTCAATGTGATGAACTATCCACACCCACAATCAGAAAGGTGCCTCGTAAAAAGAGGACACAAAGCAAGATGATGGATAGAAACAAATGA
- the LOC131066792 gene encoding uncharacterized protein LOC131066792 isoform X4, which yields MLICVCGMQAISKVTPSSMNLVGMKDPAVPSTTSTVVPNDISRITPTNTNVPDVGSVRILPPTTEQVSLRSLIDSESRIPRLLPDTPENVPTRQEILVQIQLWERALLESAGPTSDEQVHQFQKEASEDDLKYALLHGSQGLQQHLVDRGEILVSGHESEETILEFQQVGDNNIEEGVQCDELSTPTIRKVPRKKRTQSKMMDRNK from the exons ATGCTAATTTGTGTTTGTGGAATGCAGGCAATCTCGAAAGTAACTCCATCGAGCATGAATCTTGTTGGCATGAAGGATCCAGCTGTGCCCTCCACTACATCTACTGTTGTGCCAAAC GATATTTCAAGGATTACTCCAACAAACACTAATGTTCCTGATGTGGGTTCAGTCAGAATTCTCCCACCAACAACCGAACAAGTTTCCTTGAGGAGTCTCATAGATTCAGAGTCAAGAATACCAAGGCTCCTACCAGATACTCCTGAAAATGTTCCAACCAGACAAGAAATACTTGTACAAATTCAGTTATGGGAAAGGGCATTGTTGGAGAGTGCAGGGCCTACCTCAGATGAACAG GTTCACCAATTTCAAAAGGAAGCTTCAGAGGATGACCTAAAATATGCTTTATTACATGGTTCCCAAGGCCTACAACAACATTTGGTAGATCGAGGGGAGATTTTAGTGAGTGGTCATGAATCTGAG GAAACCATCCTTGAATTTCAACAAGTGGGAGACAACAATATTGAGGAGGGTGTTCAATGTGATGAACTATCCACACCCACAATCAGAAAGGTGCCTCGTAAAAAGAGGACACAAAGCAAGATGATGGATAGAAACAAATGA
- the LOC131066792 gene encoding uncharacterized protein LOC131066792 isoform X3 — MDWRKQSNAKKEELFKDVITTFGNPGFNKDIILDIARKYMHSKRDNLRLKLTKDLRYPRPAWITNQVTWDELMKDAKYKRKAHNNPNYRPSTRRGSKRRLRDTTKATQARVSSIGSHKLGSGGYNSIHGGLVHQFQKEASEDDLKYALLHGSQGLQQHLVDRGEILVSGHESEETILEFQQVGDNNIEEGVQCDELSTPTIRKVPRKKRTQSKMMDRNK; from the exons ATGGATTGGAGGAAGCAATCCAATGCTAAGAAAGAGGAACTCTTTAAAGATGTCATAACAACATTTGGAAATCCAGGTTTTAATAAGGATATCATTCTTGATATTGCACGGAAATACATGCACTCTAAACGAGATAATTTAAGGTTGAAGCTGACAAAAGACTTGAGATATCCACGTCCAGCTTGGATTACAAACCAAGTGACATGGGATGAACTCATGAAAGATGCCAAATATAAGAGGAAAGCCCACAATAATCCAAACTATAGGCCATCTACACGACGAGGATCTAAAAGACGCCTTCGAGATACAACAAAAGCAACCCAAGCTAGGGTGTCAAGTATTGGATCCCATAAATTAGGATCTGGTGGGTATAATAGCATTCATGGTGGTTTG GTTCACCAATTTCAAAAGGAAGCTTCAGAGGATGACCTAAAATATGCTTTATTACATGGTTCCCAAGGCCTACAACAACATTTGGTAGATCGAGGGGAGATTTTAGTGAGTGGTCATGAATCTGAG GAAACCATCCTTGAATTTCAACAAGTGGGAGACAACAATATTGAGGAGGGTGTTCAATGTGATGAACTATCCACACCCACAATCAGAAAGGTGCCTCGTAAAAAGAGGACACAAAGCAAGATGATGGATAGAAACAAATGA